The DNA segment TCAAGATGAAGTGCGTCGGCCGTGCCGAGCGCCACCGGCGCGCGCAGGACCTGCTGGAGCGCGTGGCCATGGGCCATCTGGCCCAGCGCAAGCCGGGCGAGCTTTCCGGCGGGCAGCAGCAGCGCGTGGCGCTGGCGCGCGCGCTCATTACCGAGCCGCGCGTGCTGCTGCTCGACGAGCCGCTGTCCGCGCTCGATCCGTTCCTGCGCGTGCAGATGCGCGCCGAGCTGCGGCGCTGGCAGAAGGAGCTGGGCCTGACCTTCATCCACGTCACGCATTCGCAGGAAGAGGCCATGGCCCTGGCCGACACCATGGTGGTGATGAACCACGGCCGCATCGAGCAGGCCGGCTCGCCGCACGACATCTACAACCGCCCCGCCAGCGAATTCGTCGCGCGCTTCATGGGCGGCCACAACGTACTGGCCACCCCCGCCGGTCCCGTGGGCGTGCGCACCGACCGCATCCGCATCGATCCGCCCGGCACGCCGCTGCCCGCAGGCGGCATGCACCTCGCGGCCCGCGTGACGGACGTCGAATACCAGGGCACGCACGTGCTCATCGGACTGCGGGACGAGGTTCCGCCCGCGCTGCCGGGCGCCGGCGCGCAGGCCGGCCCCGCCACCGCGACCGCCGCCTATTCGGCCATGGTGTCCGAGCAGGCCTTCGCCGCGCGTCCCTGGCAGGTGGGGGACGCGGCCCTGCTGCACTGGACCGCCGATATCGCCCACCCGCTGGGCCCCGCGCCGCACTGACCGGCCGGCCCGCCTTCCCCTTCTGCATTCCCTGTCCCCGTCCCCAACCAAGGAGCTGATCCATGTCCGACGTGATTTCCGATTCCCCGTCCTCCGCCGATGGCCCGGCGCTGCGCCGCCGCACGCTGCTGCAGGGCACGGCGGGCATCCTCGCCGCGGGCGTGTTCCCGGCCATCCATGCGCAGGAGAAGATCGTGCTGCGCTACCTCGGCACGGCGGTGAACCAGGACAAGGCCATCGCCGAGAAGTTCAAGGCCGACACCGGCATCGAGATCCAGTACGTGGCCGTCACCACCGACGACGTCACCAAGCGCGCGGTGACCGCGCCCAACAGCTTCGACCTGATCGATACCGAATACTTCTCGCTCAAGAAGATCGTGCCCACGGGCAATCTCAAGGGCATCGACACCAGGCGCATCAAGAACGCCGACAAGATCACCACGCTCTTCACCCAGGGCACCGTCGCCGGCAAGGCCGTGGGCGACCAGGGCACGGCACCCAAGAAAGTGATGTTCCTCGAAGGCGAGAAGAGCAAGGTCTTCGCGAAATCGCCCACGCAGTTCATGTCGCTGATCCCCACCGTGTACAACGCCGACACGCTGGGCATCCGGCCCGACCTCATCAAGCGCCCCATCTCCTCCTGGGCCGAGCTGCTGAACCCCGAATTCAAGGGCAAGGCCGCCATCCTCAACATCCCCTCGATCGGCATCATGGACGCGGCCATGGTGGTGGAGGCCATGGGCCTCTACAAGTACCCCGACAAGGGCAACATGACCAAGAAGGAGATCGACCTCACGATCAAGACGCTGATCGAGGCCAAGAAGGCCGGCCAGTTCCGCGCGCTGTGGAAGGACTTCAACGAGAGCGTCAACCTCATGGCCTCCGGCGAGGTGGTGATCCAGTCCATGTGGAGCCCCGCCGTCACCGCCGTGCGCACCAAGGGCATCGCCTGCAACTTCCAGCCGCTCAAGGAAGGCTATCGCGCCTGGGCGGCCGGCTTCGGCGTGCCCGCCACGCTCTCGGGCCGCAAGCTCGACGGCGCCTACGAGTTCATCAACTGGTTCCTCGACGGCTGGGCCGGCGCCTACCTGAACCGCCAGGGCTACTACAGCGCCGTGCTGGAAACCGCCAAGGCCAAGATGGAGCCTTACGAGTGGGCCTACTGGATGGAAGGCAAGCCCGCCGAGAAGGACATCCTGAGCCCGCAGGGCCAGGTGCTCGCCAAGGCCGGCACCGTGCGCGACGGCGGCAGCTACGAGGCCCGCATGGGCGCCATCGCCTGCTGGAACGCGGTGATGGACGAGAACAACTACATGGTCCAGAAGTGGAACGAGTTCGTTGCGGCATGAGGGCTACCCCCTGAGCGGCTGGCGCCGCTTCCCCCTTCTCTCGCCGCGCTGCGCGCGGCGAGAGAAGGGGGACCACGCTGGTGGCCGGGTGAAGCCCGTTCCACGGCGTGTGCTGGCTTGGCCTGCTCCGCGGCCTTCTGATGGGTGAGGCTCTGCCTTTCCGGAGGGCGCGCCCGGTGCCGCGGTCTTGGGATGTTCCTGTTGCTTCTCTGTTCAGGGTTCTTATGAGCACTGCCGTTTCTCCTCCTATTGCTGCCCGCATGCCGGCGAAGCAGGGTGTTGCCGCCTGGTGGCAGGCGGCGCCGCTCACGCTGGTGTTCGTGCTGTTCTTCCTGGTGCCGCTGGGGCTGGTGCTGATGGTGAGCTTCTGGGATTTCAGCGAGTACGAGCTGCTGCCCGGGTTCACGTTCAAGAACTACGTGTCCATCTTCGAAGGGTGCGGCAACCTGGGGCAGTTGTGTGTCACGCTGGGCACCTACCTCTCCACGCTCAAGTTCAGCCTGCTGGTGTGGGGCATCACGCTGGTGCTGGGGTTCGCGGTGGCGTATTTCCTGGCGTTCCACGTGCGGTCGGCGGGGCTGCAGACGCTGCTGTTCGTGCTCTGCACCATTCCGTTCTGGACGTCGAACGTGATCCGCATGATCTCCTGGGTGCCGCTGCTCGGGCGCAATGGCCTGGTGAACCAGACGCTGATGCAGATGCGCCTGATCGATTCGCCCATCGAGTGGCTGCTGTTCTCGGATTTCTCGGTGGTGCTCGCGTTCGTGCACCTCTACACCATGTTCATGATCGTGCCCATCTTCAACAGCATGATGCGCATCGACCGCAGCCTGATCGAAGCCGCGGGCGACGCGGGCGCGAGCGGCTGGCAGACGCTGTGGAACGTGGTCGTGCCGCTGTCGCGCACCGGCATCGTCATCGGATCTATCTTCGTCATCACCATCGTCATGGGCGACTTCGTCACCATCGGCGTGATGGGCGGGCAGCAGATCGCCTCGGTGGGCAAGATCATCCAGGTGCAGACCTCGTACCTGCAGTTCCCGCTCGCGGCCGCCAACGCGGTGATCCTGCTGGCGATCGTGCTGATGATCATCTGGGGCCTCACCCGCCTCGTGGACCTGCGCAAGGAGCTGTGATGGCCCGTCCCCGCGAACCCCGCCCGGCCAGCTTCTGGCCGCTCGCTTGCGTCTTCGCCCTGTTCGTGCTGTTCATGTACGGGCCGATGCTGGTGATCTTCATCCTGAGCTTCCAGGGCCCCGAGGGCGGCCTCACCTTCCCGCTGCGCGGGCTGTCGCTGCACTGGTTCCGCCAGCTCGCCGAAGGCCTCGGCGTGGTGGACATCGGCGCGGCGCTGCGCCGCTCGCTGGTCCTGGGCCTGGCCGTGATGGCCTGCACCGTGGCGTTCTCGGTGCTGGCGGGGCTGGCTTTCCGCAAGCGCCTCGCGGGCGGCAACCTGCTGTTCCTCATGGTGGTGGCCAGCCTCATCATGCCGTCCATCATCGTGTCGCTCGGCATCGGGCTGGAGTTCCGCCTGATCGACACCGGCGCCAAGGCGGTGCTGGAGCGGCTGGGCTGGCAGGAGGTGCTGGAGGGCTATGGCACCTCGCTGGGCCTCTTCACCTCCGCGCTGGGCGCGCACCTCACCTGGACGCTGCCCTTCGGCCTGCTCATCATGTTCGCCGTGTTCAACCGCTTCAATCCGGCCTACGAAGAGGCTGCGCGCGACCTGGGCGCCACGCCCTGGCAGGGCTTCCGGCACGTGGTGCTGCCGCTCATCGCGCCCTCGGTGGTGGGCATCGGCATGTTCGGGTTCACGCTGAGCTGGGACGAGATCGCGCGGACCTCCCAGGCGATCGGCGACGTGAACACGTTGCCGCTCGAACTGCAGGGCCTCACCACCACCGTCACCACCCCCGCCATCTACGCATTGGGCACGGTGACCACCGTGGTCTCGTTCGCGGTCATGGGTGCGGCGCTTTCGCTGGCCTGGATGCTGCGGCGGCGCGGAGGGCGCGCACGATGAGCACCGGCCTGCCGCCGCGGCG comes from the Paracidovorax avenae ATCC 19860 genome and includes:
- a CDS encoding ABC transporter permease; the encoded protein is MARPREPRPASFWPLACVFALFVLFMYGPMLVIFILSFQGPEGGLTFPLRGLSLHWFRQLAEGLGVVDIGAALRRSLVLGLAVMACTVAFSVLAGLAFRKRLAGGNLLFLMVVASLIMPSIIVSLGIGLEFRLIDTGAKAVLERLGWQEVLEGYGTSLGLFTSALGAHLTWTLPFGLLIMFAVFNRFNPAYEEAARDLGATPWQGFRHVVLPLIAPSVVGIGMFGFTLSWDEIARTSQAIGDVNTLPLELQGLTTTVTTPAIYALGTVTTVVSFAVMGAALSLAWMLRRRGGRAR
- a CDS encoding ABC transporter permease, whose translation is MPAKQGVAAWWQAAPLTLVFVLFFLVPLGLVLMVSFWDFSEYELLPGFTFKNYVSIFEGCGNLGQLCVTLGTYLSTLKFSLLVWGITLVLGFAVAYFLAFHVRSAGLQTLLFVLCTIPFWTSNVIRMISWVPLLGRNGLVNQTLMQMRLIDSPIEWLLFSDFSVVLAFVHLYTMFMIVPIFNSMMRIDRSLIEAAGDAGASGWQTLWNVVVPLSRTGIVIGSIFVITIVMGDFVTIGVMGGQQIASVGKIIQVQTSYLQFPLAAANAVILLAIVLMIIWGLTRLVDLRKEL
- a CDS encoding ABC transporter ATP-binding protein, which codes for MDAPTLAPAPAAIEIVALTKRYASGQPAVDGIDLRIASGSYCCLLGPSGCGKSTTLRMIAGHESVTSGDVLLDNRNITDLPAAARGTAMMFQSFALFPHLTALDNVAFSLKMKCVGRAERHRRAQDLLERVAMGHLAQRKPGELSGGQQQRVALARALITEPRVLLLDEPLSALDPFLRVQMRAELRRWQKELGLTFIHVTHSQEEAMALADTMVVMNHGRIEQAGSPHDIYNRPASEFVARFMGGHNVLATPAGPVGVRTDRIRIDPPGTPLPAGGMHLAARVTDVEYQGTHVLIGLRDEVPPALPGAGAQAGPATATAAYSAMVSEQAFAARPWQVGDAALLHWTADIAHPLGPAPH
- a CDS encoding ABC transporter substrate-binding protein, with translation MSDVISDSPSSADGPALRRRTLLQGTAGILAAGVFPAIHAQEKIVLRYLGTAVNQDKAIAEKFKADTGIEIQYVAVTTDDVTKRAVTAPNSFDLIDTEYFSLKKIVPTGNLKGIDTRRIKNADKITTLFTQGTVAGKAVGDQGTAPKKVMFLEGEKSKVFAKSPTQFMSLIPTVYNADTLGIRPDLIKRPISSWAELLNPEFKGKAAILNIPSIGIMDAAMVVEAMGLYKYPDKGNMTKKEIDLTIKTLIEAKKAGQFRALWKDFNESVNLMASGEVVIQSMWSPAVTAVRTKGIACNFQPLKEGYRAWAAGFGVPATLSGRKLDGAYEFINWFLDGWAGAYLNRQGYYSAVLETAKAKMEPYEWAYWMEGKPAEKDILSPQGQVLAKAGTVRDGGSYEARMGAIACWNAVMDENNYMVQKWNEFVAA